In Coleofasciculaceae cyanobacterium, the genomic window CTAAAGTTAGAAACCAACGAATCTTAGGAACGGTATAACCCTTTTAAGGCTCTCATCTTGGTCGAATAAGTTGAGTAGTAACCAGCGCAAGCCTTACTAGGGAAGGATAGAGTCAGAAGCGAATGCTTAGGGTAATGCCTAAGATATGCTGACGGACTCACGGTGAGATGAAAGATAAAGTCTGTATTAAAAGTATAAAAGTCATGAACACGGCAAAACCGATGTATGAATGGAATACTCTCCCCTGGCATCAGCTAGACAAACAGGTATTCAAGCTTCAAAAAAGAATTTATCAAGCTTCTGAACGTGGAGATGTCAAAGTAGTTCCTAGACTCCAAAAACTTCTGATTAGCTCATGGTCAGCCAAAGCTGTTTCAGTCAGGAAAGTCACACAGGATAACCAAGGAAAGAAGACGGCAGGAGTCGATGGAATTAAATCCCTTACTCCGTTCAAAAGAATGGAATTGGTTAAAAACCTTCAACTAGAAGATAAATCCAAACCTACCCGTAGAATATGGATACCAAAACCAGGAAAAACCGAAAAACGACCCTTGGGAATACCCACCATTCATGAAAGAGCCAAACAAGCTCTTGTAAAAATGGCACTAGAACCAGAATGGGAAGCAGAATTTGAAAGTAACTCATTCGGATTTAGACCTGGACGTTCTTGCCACGATGCAATTGAAGCAATTCATAAATCTTTGTCTCAAAAAGCAAAATATATCCTAGATGCGGATATAGCAAAATGCTTTGACAAAATTGACCACCAAAAACTATTAAAGAAAATAAACGCATCACCCACAATAAGAAGGCAAATAAAAGCCTGGTTAAAGTCGGGGGTAATCGATAAAGGCACATTATTTCCAACCAAGGAAGGAACACCTCAAGGTGGGGTATGTTCTCCTTTGTTAGCCAACATAGCTTTACACGGAATGGAAAATCTAATTAGAAAATCATTCCCAGCAAAAGAAGGCTATCTAAACGGAAATTATTGGAGTAATCCTACACCAAACCTAATTCGATATGCTGATGATTTTGTCGTCTTACATAAAGACATCAAAGTAATTATGCAATGTAAATCTTTAATAGAAACATGGCTAAAAGATATAGGACTAGAGTTAAAACCAGAAAAAACTCGTATAAGCCATAGCCTCGAAGAATACAAAGGAAATGTAGGATTTGATTTTCTAGGTTTCCACATCCAACACTATCGTGTAGGAAAGTATAAATCGGGACGTAGCTCAAATAGAAAACCACTGGGACACAAACTGCTAATAAAACCCTCACAACAAAGTATAAAAAAACACCTGACGAAGATTGGAGATGTAATCGATAAACATCAAGCATCTAAGGCTGAGAAAGTCATTGGTACACTCAACCCAATTATCAGAGGATGGAGTAATTACTTTAGAGGAGCAATCAGCAGTGAAACGTTTAAACTTCTAGACCACCTAACATATCTAAAACTCAGAAGATGGGCGAACAGAAGACACCCCAATAAGGGTAAGAAGTGGGTTAAAGATAAATACTGGAAATCCATAGAAAATCGAAATTGGGTATTCTCGCAAACCTATGAGAATGAAATCACCTGTACATTGATAAATCACTCAGACATTAATATTGTCCGTCATGTGAAAGTCACAGGAGCAAAATCTCCTTACGATGGGGATTTCATTTACTGGAGTCAAAGATTAAGTACATACCTAGAAACTTCTACAAGAGTAAGAACATTACTTAAGAGGCAAAAAGGTAAATGTACACTTTGTAAATTATCATTTACTAGCCAAGACATTTTGGAGGTTGACCATGTTAAACCCAGGAATCAAGGCGGAAATGATACATACAAAAATCTTCAATTACTACACCGACATTGCCACGACAACAAAAGTCGTCAAGATTACATTGAATGGCACAGACAGAAGTATTCAAGACAGGAATCATCTCATTGAGGAGCGCAGTGACGAGAAATTGTCATGCTGCGTTCTGTAGTCGAGTTAAGAAGGTGACTTCTTAGCTTAGATAACAGGAGGTTGCGAATTTGATTCGCACAAGGAATTTCGGAGATGCCAAATAGACTGCTGGCATTATCTCGTCCTTTTTGACTTTTCATCAAGCGTTGATGGTCTAAAAAAGACCTTGATTGCAGAAAACAAGCGGAAACCGCACTCAAAAGAGCTTCTTTGACCTTATATTTCCTATTATTGCTCGGCT contains:
- the ltrA gene encoding group II intron reverse transcriptase/maturase, with amino-acid sequence MNTAKPMYEWNTLPWHQLDKQVFKLQKRIYQASERGDVKVVPRLQKLLISSWSAKAVSVRKVTQDNQGKKTAGVDGIKSLTPFKRMELVKNLQLEDKSKPTRRIWIPKPGKTEKRPLGIPTIHERAKQALVKMALEPEWEAEFESNSFGFRPGRSCHDAIEAIHKSLSQKAKYILDADIAKCFDKIDHQKLLKKINASPTIRRQIKAWLKSGVIDKGTLFPTKEGTPQGGVCSPLLANIALHGMENLIRKSFPAKEGYLNGNYWSNPTPNLIRYADDFVVLHKDIKVIMQCKSLIETWLKDIGLELKPEKTRISHSLEEYKGNVGFDFLGFHIQHYRVGKYKSGRSSNRKPLGHKLLIKPSQQSIKKHLTKIGDVIDKHQASKAEKVIGTLNPIIRGWSNYFRGAISSETFKLLDHLTYLKLRRWANRRHPNKGKKWVKDKYWKSIENRNWVFSQTYENEITCTLINHSDINIVRHVKVTGAKSPYDGDFIYWSQRLSTYLETSTRVRTLLKRQKGKCTLCKLSFTSQDILEVDHVKPRNQGGNDTYKNLQLLHRHCHDNKSRQDYIEWHRQKYSRQESSH